Proteins from one Deinococcus actinosclerus genomic window:
- the lptB gene encoding LPS export ABC transporter ATP-binding protein, giving the protein MTAPLSPLSDQTTALPARPVLHAEGLGKTYGRRTVVRNVNLRVEPGEIVALFGPNGAGKTTTFYMLVGFIRPGAGRIALGERDLTRLPMHERARLGLGYLPQEPSAFRKLSARDNLLAILEYQGLPRAEQEARADALLEEFGLTHLAGSFAYQLSGGERRRLELARALTTDPDYLLLDEPFTGVDPKSIREIQRLIRELRDRRGLGVFITDHNVRETIALTDRVYLMYDGEVKFEGTPQSFAQDEDARTHYLGDDFEL; this is encoded by the coding sequence GTGACCGCGCCCCTGTCCCCGTTGTCCGACCAGACGACTGCCCTGCCCGCGCGCCCCGTGCTGCACGCTGAAGGGCTGGGCAAGACCTATGGTCGGCGGACGGTCGTGCGGAACGTGAACCTGCGGGTGGAACCGGGCGAGATCGTGGCGCTGTTCGGTCCGAACGGGGCGGGCAAGACCACCACCTTCTACATGCTGGTGGGTTTCATCCGCCCCGGCGCGGGCCGCATCGCGCTGGGCGAGCGCGACCTGACGCGCCTGCCCATGCACGAACGCGCCCGGCTGGGCCTGGGGTACCTGCCGCAGGAACCCAGCGCCTTTCGCAAGCTGAGCGCGCGCGACAACCTGCTCGCCATCCTGGAGTACCAGGGCCTGCCGCGCGCCGAGCAGGAAGCCCGCGCCGACGCCCTGCTCGAGGAGTTCGGGCTGACGCACCTGGCGGGCAGCTTCGCGTACCAGCTGTCCGGCGGCGAGCGGCGCCGCCTGGAACTGGCCCGCGCGCTGACCACCGATCCCGACTACCTGCTGCTCGACGAGCCCTTCACCGGCGTGGACCCCAAGAGCATCCGCGAGATCCAGCGCCTGATCCGCGAGCTGCGCGACCGCCGGGGCCTGGGCGTGTTCATCACCGACCACAACGTCCGCGAGACCATCGCCCTGACCGACCGCGTGTACCTGATGTACGACGGCGAGGTGAAGTTCGAGGGCACCCCGCAGAGCTTCGCGCAGGACGAGGACGCCCGCACGCACTACCTCGGCGACGACTTCGAGCTGTGA
- a CDS encoding DUF11 domain-containing protein: MIRALLPTLLLCSALPAAAQPICASPAAAGNVSGLGGVVNTYYPSPTADTTLGAGTTTVLFGTARRGAAQDTMAGDLLLVMQMQGADINATNTDSYGDGVALGPGSGQLSSNLYAGRYEFVTVTAVNAGGGLVNTYVSRAATATQGAARYQVIRVPQYGNLTLGATAVTADPWDGTDGGVVVLDVTGTLNWNGGSVNVSGLGFRGGGAQQLGGVGTATGYTNLDYRSVTAANLNGNKGEGLAGTPRYVLNPVTTTLLDTGVEGYPNGSRARGAPGNAGGGGTDGNPASNDQNSGGGGGGNGGSGGQGGNSWSSNLAVGGFGGKAAPASLSALFMGGGGGSGSRNNGSGVQGSGGAGGGIVIIRAGQSAGTGTVTANGGAGMASDNDGAGGGGAGGTVIVMTASGTLSGVSVSASGGNGGNAWPAQAPGTNNSAAHGPGGGGGGGIVHTNVTGASVTAANGTNGTSTTNVVAFGAQPGVTGTVPGGVLTGVQGAREGAACPVLGVSKSTSTPAVWRGAKATYSVTVTNIGGASSSVRVQDTLPAGFTLSGTPVVTPAGARVTTADASTATALDLKTFRLAYGESLNVTFDALTPTDPALRGTVYQNSAAASTTDAAGNAVTGTYLGSSSSAEDVRLLFPSLKVTKAVRNVTQDEKKTPPVRNFGTSGGGYPGDRLEYCLTYLNDGDGPLNGVNLTDSIPANTAVLTGAYGAGLGLQLTPASGAAVTYSSAADTDAGQLSQAGGLSMALGTVAQGASGTACFQVSVR; this comes from the coding sequence ATGATCCGTGCCCTGCTACCCACCCTGCTGCTCTGCAGCGCCCTGCCCGCCGCCGCGCAGCCCATCTGCGCCTCGCCCGCCGCGGCCGGCAACGTCAGTGGCCTGGGAGGCGTGGTGAACACGTATTACCCCTCACCCACGGCCGACACCACGCTGGGGGCCGGCACCACCACCGTCCTTTTCGGCACGGCGCGGCGTGGCGCGGCCCAGGACACCATGGCCGGTGATCTCCTGCTGGTCATGCAGATGCAGGGCGCGGACATCAACGCGACGAACACCGACAGTTACGGGGACGGCGTGGCCCTGGGGCCCGGCAGCGGGCAGCTGAGCAGCAACCTCTACGCCGGGCGGTACGAGTTCGTGACCGTCACGGCCGTGAACGCGGGCGGCGGACTGGTGAACACCTACGTGAGCCGCGCCGCGACCGCCACGCAGGGCGCGGCGCGTTATCAGGTGATCCGCGTGCCGCAGTACGGCAACCTGACGCTGGGTGCCACAGCCGTCACCGCCGACCCCTGGGACGGCACGGACGGTGGCGTGGTCGTGCTGGACGTGACCGGCACGCTCAACTGGAACGGGGGCAGCGTGAATGTCAGTGGGCTGGGCTTCCGCGGCGGGGGCGCGCAGCAGCTCGGCGGGGTGGGGACCGCGACCGGGTACACGAACCTCGACTACCGCAGCGTCACCGCCGCGAACCTGAACGGCAACAAGGGCGAGGGCTTGGCCGGCACCCCCCGCTACGTGCTGAACCCGGTCACGACCACCCTGCTGGACACCGGTGTGGAGGGCTACCCGAACGGCAGCCGCGCGCGCGGCGCGCCCGGCAACGCGGGTGGCGGCGGCACCGACGGAAACCCCGCCAGCAACGACCAGAACAGCGGCGGCGGCGGCGGCGGCAACGGCGGCAGTGGCGGGCAGGGCGGCAACAGCTGGAGCAGCAACTTGGCGGTCGGAGGATTCGGCGGCAAGGCCGCGCCCGCCAGCCTGAGCGCCCTGTTCATGGGAGGCGGTGGCGGCAGCGGGTCACGCAACAACGGCAGCGGCGTGCAGGGCAGCGGCGGCGCGGGCGGCGGGATCGTGATCATCCGCGCCGGCCAGAGCGCCGGGACCGGCACGGTCACCGCGAACGGGGGGGCCGGCATGGCGTCCGACAACGACGGCGCGGGCGGGGGCGGCGCCGGTGGCACCGTGATCGTCATGACGGCCAGCGGCACCCTGAGTGGCGTGAGTGTCAGCGCCAGCGGTGGCAACGGCGGTAACGCCTGGCCGGCGCAGGCACCCGGCACGAACAACAGTGCCGCGCACGGCCCGGGCGGCGGGGGCGGCGGCGGGATCGTACACACGAACGTGACAGGGGCCAGCGTCACCGCGGCGAACGGCACGAACGGCACCTCCACGACGAACGTCGTCGCGTTCGGCGCGCAGCCGGGCGTGACCGGCACGGTCCCCGGCGGCGTCCTGACCGGCGTCCAGGGCGCGCGTGAGGGCGCCGCCTGCCCGGTGCTGGGGGTCAGCAAGTCCACGAGTACGCCCGCCGTGTGGCGCGGGGCGAAGGCCACGTACAGCGTCACCGTGACAAACATAGGCGGGGCGAGCAGCAGCGTGCGCGTGCAGGACACCCTCCCGGCGGGGTTCACGCTGAGCGGTACGCCGGTCGTCACCCCGGCGGGGGCGCGGGTCACGACGGCGGACGCCAGCACCGCGACCGCACTGGACCTGAAGACCTTCCGGCTGGCGTACGGCGAGTCGCTGAACGTCACCTTCGACGCGCTGACCCCCACCGACCCGGCGCTGCGCGGCACGGTGTACCAGAACAGTGCGGCGGCCAGCACCACCGACGCCGCCGGGAACGCCGTGACCGGCACGTACCTGGGGAGCAGCAGTTCCGCCGAGGACGTCCGCCTGCTGTTCCCCAGCCTGAAGGTCACGAAAGCCGTGCGGAACGTGACGCAAGACGAGAAGAAGACGCCGCCGGTCCGGAATTTCGGCACGAGCGGCGGCGGGTACCCCGGCGACCGCCTGGAGTACTGCCTGACGTACCTGAACGACGGGGACGGCCCGCTGAACGGCGTGAACCTCACGGACAGCATTCCGGCGAACACGGCCGTCCTGACCGGCGCGTACGGGGCGGGCCTGGGCTTGCAGCTCACCCCGGCGTCCGGCGCGGCCGTGACGTACTCCAGCGCCGCCGACACGGACGCCGGGCAACTGAGTCAGGCGGGCGGGCTGAGCATGGCGCTGGGGACCGTGGCGCAGGGCGCGTCCGGCACCGCCTGCTTCCAGGTGAGCGTCCGCTGA
- a CDS encoding phosphopentomutase codes for MLLTIVVLDSVGAGELPDAASFGDAGAHTLNHTLKAAPVRLPNLAALGLAQVPTIETGDATVPAGPAAGAFGRLREVSPGKDTSTGHWEFMGIQLEHAFQVFPDGFPPAVMDRFDAATGRGHLCNKPYSGTDVIRDFGPEHLKTGAPIVYTSADSVFQIAAHEDVVPLETLYAWCRAAREILQGEFAVARVIARPFRGEFPFERANEHRKDFSLVPPATVLDAVKATGQAVVGIGKIPDIYANQGFTEEIHTDDNADGIAKTLARMRQAAQEGTSGLIFTNLVDFDSKFGHRRDPEGYSTCLAAFDAALPELIAAVPESGALIVISDHGNDPTWKGSDHTREHGLLLVHKGGAAGVDLGDRATFADVGATVAEALGAAWDGPGESFWTQLT; via the coding sequence ATGTTGCTGACGATTGTTGTGCTGGATTCCGTGGGCGCGGGTGAACTGCCCGACGCCGCGAGCTTCGGGGACGCCGGGGCGCACACCCTGAACCACACCCTGAAGGCGGCGCCCGTGCGCCTGCCGAACCTGGCGGCGCTGGGGCTCGCCCAGGTGCCCACCATCGAGACCGGGGACGCGACCGTGCCCGCCGGACCGGCCGCCGGTGCCTTCGGCCGCCTGCGCGAGGTCAGCCCCGGCAAGGACACGAGCACCGGCCACTGGGAGTTCATGGGCATCCAGCTGGAGCACGCCTTCCAGGTGTTCCCGGACGGCTTCCCGCCCGCCGTGATGGACCGTTTCGACGCGGCGACCGGGCGCGGGCACCTGTGCAACAAGCCGTACAGCGGCACGGACGTGATCCGGGACTTCGGGCCGGAGCACCTGAAGACCGGCGCGCCCATCGTGTACACGAGCGCGGACAGCGTGTTCCAGATCGCCGCGCACGAGGACGTCGTGCCGCTGGAGACGCTGTACGCGTGGTGCCGCGCGGCCCGCGAGATCCTGCAGGGCGAGTTCGCCGTGGCGCGCGTGATCGCCCGGCCGTTCCGGGGTGAATTCCCGTTCGAGCGCGCCAACGAGCACCGCAAGGACTTCAGCCTCGTGCCGCCCGCCACCGTGCTGGACGCCGTGAAGGCCACTGGGCAGGCGGTGGTGGGCATCGGGAAGATCCCGGACATCTACGCGAACCAGGGCTTCACCGAGGAGATCCACACCGACGACAACGCCGACGGGATCGCCAAGACCCTGGCCCGCATGCGGCAGGCCGCGCAGGAGGGCACCTCGGGCCTCATCTTCACGAACCTCGTGGATTTCGACAGCAAGTTCGGCCACCGCCGCGACCCCGAAGGCTACAGCACGTGTCTCGCGGCGTTCGACGCGGCCCTGCCCGAGCTGATCGCCGCCGTGCCCGAGAGCGGCGCGCTGATCGTGATCAGTGACCACGGGAACGACCCCACCTGGAAGGGCTCGGACCACACCCGCGAGCACGGGCTGCTGCTGGTGCACAAAGGCGGTGCGGCGGGCGTGGACCTGGGCGACCGCGCCACCTTCGCGGACGTGGGCGCGACCGTCGCCGAGGCGCTGGGCGCGGCGTGGGACGGGCCGGGTGAGAGCTTCTGGACACAGCTGACCTGA
- the hisD gene encoding histidinol dehydrogenase, translating to MQVLQGQEARSALTRTFNEIPVPDAVLARIEATFGEALSPAQVVERILSDVRARGDDALRDWTERLDGHRPAELRVPEAELAAAQVAPDLHEAILTAIRRVRAFYEQQPAHGFLNHGPDGALGQLVRPLSRVGVYVPGGLAPLISTLIHTAVPAQVAGVSDIVVTTPPARDGRVHPAILVAARELGLTQVFRVGGAQAIAALAYGTASIGAVDKVAGPGNLFVVIAKRMVYGQTGIESLPGPTETLVVADDSADPRFVAADLLAQAEHNGAEPVLVSTSRELLIRVQAELNGQLEALPEPNRGWARDSVQARMKVILAGTLEEAVELANLYAPEHLCLLTRDPWSLLGLVQRAGGVFVGEASMEALGDYVAGPSHVMPTGGTARFMSPVNVRDFQNIISVVGLNEGALRRIGPAGATLARAEGLEAHARAIESRLS from the coding sequence ATGCAAGTGCTGCAAGGCCAAGAGGCCCGGTCCGCCCTGACGCGGACGTTCAATGAGATTCCCGTTCCCGACGCCGTGCTGGCCCGCATCGAGGCGACGTTCGGCGAGGCGCTGAGTCCCGCGCAGGTCGTCGAGCGCATCCTGAGTGATGTCCGCGCGCGCGGGGACGACGCGCTGCGCGACTGGACCGAGCGGCTGGACGGCCACCGCCCCGCCGAGCTGCGCGTGCCGGAGGCGGAACTGGCGGCCGCGCAGGTCGCCCCGGACCTGCATGAGGCGATCCTCACGGCGATCCGGCGGGTGCGGGCCTTCTACGAACAGCAGCCCGCACACGGGTTCCTGAACCACGGCCCGGACGGCGCGCTGGGGCAGCTCGTGCGGCCGCTCTCGCGGGTGGGCGTGTACGTGCCGGGCGGGCTGGCCCCGCTGATCAGCACGCTGATCCACACGGCGGTGCCCGCGCAGGTGGCGGGCGTGTCGGACATCGTGGTGACCACGCCGCCCGCGCGGGACGGCCGCGTGCACCCGGCGATCCTCGTCGCGGCGCGCGAACTGGGCCTCACGCAGGTGTTCCGGGTCGGCGGCGCGCAGGCCATCGCGGCCCTGGCGTACGGCACGGCGAGCATCGGCGCGGTGGACAAGGTCGCGGGCCCCGGAAACCTGTTCGTGGTGATCGCCAAGCGGATGGTGTACGGCCAGACCGGCATCGAGAGCCTGCCCGGCCCGACCGAGACGCTGGTCGTGGCCGACGACAGCGCCGACCCGCGCTTCGTGGCGGCCGACCTGCTGGCGCAGGCCGAGCACAACGGCGCGGAACCCGTGCTCGTCTCCACCAGCCGCGAGCTGCTGATCCGGGTGCAGGCGGAACTGAACGGGCAGCTCGAGGCCCTGCCGGAACCGAACCGGGGCTGGGCGCGCGACAGCGTGCAGGCGCGCATGAAGGTCATCCTGGCCGGCACGCTGGAGGAGGCCGTGGAGCTGGCGAACCTGTACGCCCCCGAGCACCTGTGCCTGCTGACCCGCGACCCCTGGAGCCTGCTGGGCCTCGTGCAGCGTGCCGGGGGCGTGTTCGTGGGCGAGGCGAGCATGGAGGCGCTGGGCGACTATGTGGCGGGCCCCAGTCACGTCATGCCGACCGGCGGCACCGCGCGCTTCATGAGCCCGGTGAACGTGCGGGACTTCCAGAACATCATCTCGGTGGTGGGCCTGAACGAGGGCGCGCTGCGCCGCATCGGTCCGGCCGGGGCGACCCTGGCCCGCGCCGAGGGCCTCGAGGCGCACGCCCGCGCCATCGAAAGCCGCCTCTCGTGA
- the yedA gene encoding drug/metabolite exporter YedA: protein MSAGAAPASAARLTPLVLLCLGLVYVVWGSTYFGIKVAIETLPPLGMLAARFVLAGALLLLALRARGVALPTTREWGASAVVGTLLLGGGTGLVTLAERDASSSVAAMVIAVSPLFAALFARLWGERTGGREWLGIGVGLIGIALLNVGELHATPLAALLLILAPLCWTFGSQWSRHLPLPQGLMGSAAEMLTGGGVLLLLSVLMGERWGTPSAASLWALAYLTVFGSLVAYSAYMYLVAHTRPALATSYAYVNPVVAVLLGVGFGGEQLGPLGWAALLVILTGVALVAWPRRVPDAEAV, encoded by the coding sequence GTGAGTGCCGGGGCGGCCCCCGCCAGCGCCGCGCGCCTGACGCCGCTGGTGCTGCTGTGCCTGGGGCTGGTGTACGTCGTGTGGGGCAGCACGTACTTCGGGATCAAGGTCGCCATCGAGACGCTGCCGCCGCTGGGCATGCTCGCGGCGCGCTTCGTGCTGGCGGGCGCGCTGCTGCTCCTCGCGCTGCGCGCGCGGGGCGTGGCGCTGCCCACCACGCGCGAGTGGGGCGCCAGCGCTGTCGTGGGCACCCTGCTGCTGGGCGGCGGCACCGGGCTGGTCACGCTGGCCGAACGGGACGCGAGCAGCAGCGTCGCCGCCATGGTGATCGCGGTGTCCCCGCTGTTCGCGGCGCTGTTCGCGCGGCTGTGGGGCGAGCGGACCGGCGGGCGCGAGTGGCTGGGCATCGGCGTGGGCCTGATCGGCATCGCGCTGCTGAATGTCGGGGAACTGCACGCCACGCCGCTGGCGGCGCTGCTGCTGATCCTCGCGCCGCTGTGCTGGACGTTCGGCAGCCAGTGGTCGCGTCACCTGCCCCTCCCGCAGGGCCTGATGGGATCGGCCGCCGAGATGCTCACCGGGGGCGGCGTCCTCCTGCTCCTGAGCGTCCTGATGGGCGAACGCTGGGGCACCCCCAGCGCCGCGAGCCTGTGGGCGCTGGCGTACCTCACGGTGTTCGGGAGCCTCGTGGCGTACAGCGCGTACATGTACCTCGTGGCACACACCCGCCCCGCCCTGGCGACCAGCTACGCGTACGTGAACCCGGTCGTGGCGGTGCTGCTGGGCGTCGGCTTCGGCGGCGAGCAGCTGGGCCCGCTGGGCTGGGCGGCCCTGCTCGTGATCCTCACGGGCGTCGCGCTCGTCGCGTGGCCGCGCCGCGTCCCGGACGCGGAGGCCGTATGA
- a CDS encoding antibiotic biosynthesis monooxygenase, whose amino-acid sequence MSEQLQFEGHQPSDPVSLVVRRRIRPGQEAAYEALLAEANALLARLPGHRGTGVIRPAPGEQEYTLLARFDTLTSAAAWELSPERAAWLERIAPLVDEHVSFEKQPGLDFWFTPPAAATLRQPPRWKMALLTLAALYPVSVSTSWLFGEALKPWLGHYPMPIRAIPQMIVVVLLMTYLVMPAVTRWATPWLRGGR is encoded by the coding sequence ATGAGCGAGCAGCTCCAGTTCGAGGGGCATCAGCCCAGCGACCCGGTCAGTCTGGTCGTCCGCCGCCGCATCCGCCCCGGTCAGGAGGCCGCGTACGAGGCGCTGCTCGCCGAGGCGAACGCGCTGCTGGCCCGCCTGCCCGGCCACCGCGGCACCGGCGTGATCCGCCCCGCGCCGGGCGAGCAGGAGTACACGCTGCTGGCCCGCTTCGACACGCTGACGAGCGCCGCCGCCTGGGAACTGTCCCCCGAGCGGGCCGCGTGGCTGGAGCGCATCGCGCCGCTGGTCGACGAGCACGTCAGTTTCGAGAAGCAGCCGGGCCTGGACTTCTGGTTCACGCCGCCGGCCGCCGCGACCCTGCGCCAGCCGCCCCGCTGGAAGATGGCGCTGCTGACCCTGGCGGCGCTGTACCCGGTGAGCGTCAGCACGTCTTGGCTGTTCGGCGAGGCGCTGAAACCCTGGCTGGGTCACTACCCCATGCCGATCCGCGCCATTCCCCAGATGATCGTGGTCGTGCTGCTCATGACCTATCTGGTGATGCCCGCCGTGACGCGCTGGGCGACGCCGTGGCTGCGCGGCGGCAGGTAG
- a CDS encoding VanW family protein, giving the protein MKRLLTTLTLALVATAHAADFKLILKDEASTIRKGELKTTPIVKSWAVPAAGVQATRKVKRLSTTITPILDRMEKTINARKPKPAVFRNVGGSWVATDQTGWTLDRAATKANLLKAILSGKDTAQVEVKRAVPDRSVKLLAQRGVLWHVAAGSSNYAGSPDFREKNILVGASKLDNFFIAPGHEFNFNEEIGQIDASTGFVKGFVISGGTLSKEDGGGICQVSTTIFRALYQAGLPITERHEHSHRVKYYDPVGFEATVYAPSKNLRMKNDTGKHLFIQAGWDTRAQTLRFDVFGANTGRTVNISKPVITDFKAPADPSYTPDDRVAPGGRRLLDTPMQGMTSVITRTIKVKGKVTSRDTLKSVYQPWGAVYGVNPKDKRLN; this is encoded by the coding sequence GTGAAGCGTCTCCTGACCACCCTGACCCTCGCGCTGGTCGCCACCGCCCACGCGGCCGACTTCAAACTGATCCTGAAGGACGAGGCCAGCACCATCCGCAAGGGCGAACTGAAGACCACCCCCATCGTGAAATCCTGGGCGGTGCCCGCCGCCGGCGTGCAGGCGACCCGCAAGGTGAAGCGGCTGAGCACCACCATCACGCCCATCCTCGACCGGATGGAAAAGACCATCAACGCCCGCAAGCCCAAGCCGGCCGTGTTCCGCAACGTCGGCGGCAGCTGGGTCGCCACCGACCAGACCGGCTGGACCCTGGACCGCGCCGCCACCAAGGCCAACCTCCTGAAAGCCATCCTGAGCGGCAAGGACACCGCGCAGGTCGAGGTGAAGCGCGCCGTGCCCGACCGCAGCGTGAAACTCCTCGCTCAGCGGGGCGTGCTGTGGCACGTCGCGGCGGGCAGCAGCAACTACGCGGGCAGCCCCGACTTCCGCGAGAAGAACATCCTCGTCGGCGCCAGCAAACTCGACAACTTCTTCATCGCGCCCGGCCACGAATTCAACTTCAACGAGGAGATCGGCCAGATCGACGCCAGCACCGGTTTCGTGAAGGGCTTCGTGATCAGCGGCGGGACGCTCAGCAAGGAGGACGGTGGCGGCATCTGCCAGGTCAGCACCACCATCTTCCGCGCGCTGTACCAGGCGGGCCTGCCCATCACCGAACGGCACGAACACAGCCACCGCGTGAAGTACTACGACCCTGTGGGCTTCGAGGCCACCGTGTACGCTCCCAGCAAGAACCTGCGCATGAAGAACGACACCGGCAAGCACCTGTTCATCCAGGCAGGCTGGGACACCCGCGCCCAGACCCTGCGCTTCGACGTGTTCGGCGCGAACACCGGCCGCACCGTGAACATCAGCAAGCCCGTCATCACCGACTTCAAGGCCCCCGCCGACCCCAGCTACACCCCGGACGACCGCGTCGCGCCCGGTGGCCGCCGCCTGCTCGACACGCCCATGCAGGGCATGACCAGCGTCATCACCCGCACCATCAAGGTGAAGGGTAAGGTCACCAGCAGGGACACCCTCAAGAGCGTCTACCAGCCCTGGGGCGCCGTGTACGGCGTGAACCCCAAGGACAAGCGCCTGAACTGA
- the purK gene encoding 5-(carboxyamino)imidazole ribonucleotide synthase, whose translation MTAPGITAGTTLGRELTLGILGGGQLAQMLALAAIPLGVRVTVLEPDAHAPARLCARHLPAPYTDPSGLDELAACDAVTLEFENIPVGALAALEGRVPVRPAGSLLARSKHRAREKQALREAGATTAPFEIIETEGDLDGALARVGGRGILKTSELGYDGKGQARVNTDAELHAAWADLNRVPCVLEGFVPFEREVSLAVARTPSGQVAFGPLVENVHRDGILRTSVYPAQVPDGTEARARDLARAVADAWALEGLITLEFFVLPGGDLLVNEVAPRVHNSGHLTQDGGGLSQFEAQVRAVLDLPLNDWAPLHPSAMLNVVGVDGPDGQPLEPDWAAIDALGGTRVHLYHKAHRHGRKVGHVNLVAPDPETLRARLASLEPLVP comes from the coding sequence ATGACCGCGCCGGGCATCACTGCCGGCACCACGCTGGGCCGCGAATTGACGCTGGGCATCCTGGGCGGCGGGCAGCTGGCGCAGATGCTCGCGCTGGCCGCCATTCCGCTGGGCGTGCGCGTGACCGTGCTGGAACCCGACGCCCACGCCCCCGCGCGCCTGTGCGCCCGCCACCTGCCCGCCCCATACACCGACCCCTCCGGGCTGGACGAACTGGCCGCGTGCGACGCGGTCACGCTGGAATTCGAGAACATTCCCGTGGGGGCGCTCGCCGCGCTGGAGGGCCGCGTGCCCGTGCGCCCGGCGGGGTCGCTGCTGGCCCGCAGCAAACACCGCGCCCGCGAGAAGCAGGCCCTGCGCGAGGCCGGGGCCACCACCGCGCCCTTCGAGATCATCGAGACCGAGGGGGACCTGGACGGCGCCCTGGCGCGCGTGGGTGGGCGCGGCATCCTGAAGACCAGCGAACTCGGCTACGACGGCAAGGGGCAGGCCCGCGTGAACACGGACGCTGAGCTGCACGCCGCCTGGGCCGACCTGAACCGCGTGCCGTGCGTGCTGGAGGGCTTCGTGCCCTTCGAGCGCGAGGTGAGCCTCGCCGTGGCGCGCACGCCGTCCGGGCAGGTGGCCTTCGGGCCGCTCGTGGAGAACGTCCACCGGGACGGCATCCTGCGCACCAGCGTGTACCCTGCCCAGGTCCCGGACGGCACCGAGGCCCGCGCCCGCGACCTGGCCCGGGCTGTCGCGGACGCCTGGGCGCTGGAGGGCCTGATCACCCTGGAATTCTTCGTGCTGCCCGGCGGGGATCTGCTGGTCAACGAGGTCGCGCCGCGCGTGCACAACAGCGGGCACCTCACGCAGGACGGCGGCGGCCTCAGCCAGTTCGAGGCGCAGGTGCGCGCCGTGCTCGACCTCCCGCTGAACGACTGGGCGCCCCTGCACCCCAGCGCCATGCTGAACGTGGTCGGCGTGGACGGCCCCGACGGGCAGCCCCTGGAACCCGACTGGGCCGCCATCGACGCCCTGGGCGGCACGCGCGTGCATCTGTACCACAAGGCGCACCGGCACGGGCGCAAGGTGGGGCACGTGAACCTCGTCGCGCCGGATCCCGAGACACTGCGGGCCCGGCTGGCCAGCCTGGAACCCCTGGTTCCCTAA
- the purE gene encoding 5-(carboxyamino)imidazole ribonucleotide mutase, giving the protein MGSRSDFETMGGALDLLRDLGVAYEVRVLSAHRTPALLPTYGARAERLGLACIIAGAGGAAHLPGMLAAFTRVPVLGVPVQSRALSGQDSLLSIVQMPAGVPVATFAIGAAGAKNAALFAAAMLATTDGAVRARLNAFRAAQTQGVLDDPFFDGHPQAGEA; this is encoded by the coding sequence ATGGGCAGCCGCAGCGATTTTGAGACCATGGGGGGCGCGCTGGACCTCCTGCGGGACCTGGGCGTGGCGTACGAGGTGCGGGTGCTGTCCGCGCACCGCACCCCGGCGCTGCTGCCCACGTACGGCGCGCGGGCCGAGCGGCTGGGGCTGGCGTGCATCATCGCGGGGGCGGGCGGCGCGGCCCACCTGCCGGGCATGCTGGCGGCCTTCACGCGCGTGCCGGTGCTGGGCGTGCCGGTGCAGTCCCGCGCCCTGAGCGGCCAGGACAGCCTGCTAAGCATCGTGCAGATGCCCGCCGGGGTGCCTGTGGCGACCTTCGCCATCGGCGCGGCGGGCGCGAAGAACGCCGCGCTGTTCGCCGCCGCGATGCTCGCCACGACCGACGGGGCGGTGCGCGCCCGGCTGAACGCCTTCCGCGCCGCGCAGACGCAGGGCGTGCTGGACGACCCGTTCTTCGACGGGCACCCCCAGGCGGGCGAGGCATGA